AATATTAGAATTTATTCGACTGTTATAATCTGTTTATTAGTTAGGATTTTCTAACTGCTTGTCCTGACCCGGGGCAATCAGATATTGTAAAGGGTTGCATacttctgaataaaaaaaaaaaaaaaaaaaaaagactcaGTCATAGAGAGTTtggttttaaatgatatatacaaGCAATTGATAAACCTGATGGTGTTTAAGAAgattttgtagattttttttaaaaataccaacaatttctggataattcttaattatcttcCCTTACTGAGAGCCTGGCAAGTTAAGTTGAAATCGACCCAGTGGTGttagaagtcgaaaatgtaaacaGGTTacggatggacggacggacaaacagacaAGCGGACGCCGGATTAAAAGTGATCAAAATAACTAATTTAAGCTTACCGCTCAGGTTAGCCAAAAATATTCATCAATATGTCTTTCGATGCATTCATATTCCTCATAAATCAcgatttttatatgttaaaaaaggaATCTAACAATATAAAAGCCAAGAGGTTAGCACCATATACAAGCCAATGAAAGCAAgatttttatgaattcaaattATACCACCCACcaaagaataaaattaatgatagTATATACACAATATGTTTACGGCATTAAAATTATTCTAAAATCGGTatttttcctaaatataatgaaaaaaggaATGTTTCATTGACAttatcagtttaaaaaattaagaccaTGATGACTGAAAagcattatttattacatatttgaagataaaataatatatccataatattaatttaattcaaataataatgattttgcATGGGGCGTGAAAATGGTATAAACACATCTCTTTGTAAACGTATTTCAAATaagtaaatgttttctttagttatatatctttcaaaaaaaaaaacaagcgtTCAGTTTCGGGAAAATGTGTTACAATATCAGCTAAGGCATCTAGATTTTTCCCGAAAACAACCGTTTTTCAACGATTTCTTGATGGTCGTTTTCATCttgttgtatttttctttatcttCTGCAGTTGTAAATTTGGCATCAGGTTTAAAAATCCTAAGAATTTCAGAATTATTCTCCCTGCTACTTAAGAGAAAATCTTCTAGGTCCCCATCTCtccaaataaatgtttttttccttTGTTGCCAAATCAGTAGAAAGTGCTTCAAAACCGTTAGGGTCAACAAGAAAGTCCGAAACGAGACCTCCCTCAAACCTATTATAACTTGAATAACCAAGTCCAATTTTCTTAATACGCTTGGTTGACTCTTCTGTTTCAATAACTGCGTCCCTATCCAAGACTAGGCAAAATTTTATGTTCAATTTGTTGCAGAACTCTGATGTATTTTCTCTTAGAGCATATCTCGTGACTCAATATTGGAAGAATATCTTCGTACGTCTTTGAGGACCGTTGTATCAAATATCGAAAAATTGCTTCCAGAACAATTTTGTCAGTGCTTCCTTCAACAAAAAGAACTTTTGACgaaaataaaattgcttttAAGTCTTccatttttacaatcttcaaatatttattgCTCTCAAGTTTGTCATATATATTAACGACGTCAATCGCGACATCATATATCCTGGAAAAGAAAAAGATGTTTTTCAACGACATAGAGTCGAGAAGATATGGAGTGTGTGTTACAACAATGATTGGTCGAGAAGATATGGAGTGTGTGTTACAACAATGATTGTTTTGAGTCGACTTTCGTGATGCAGCACTTCTATTAAACGTTCAATCATCTGAGGATGCATTCCGCGATCGGGTTCTtctaaacaaattgtttttagTGCCCTGTGAGCCATTATGAGAGAAAACTGTTTTGCTTCTATGATCCCAACTGAGGTCTTGAGCAGTGGAAACTCATTCATTCCATTTTTGACCTGAATTAAATTTATACGGTTCGCATTCGGTGCTTCCTTCCTAAAGACAATTTTACTGGGATTTGTTAAAAAACTGAATATTTCTTGCTCTTTCTTTTTATCTATAAGGTCGCTGTCCAAAAGTTTGGTAATAATTTCTGCATGAACACAAGTGCCTTCGTAATTCTTTGCTTTATTTTCCGATTCTATCAATTTACTTTTTGTCCACTGAATTGTGCCTAGTCCTCTCGTGGGTAAAATTCCAACAAATTGTTCCTCAACTATTCTCCATAACTCTTGACACACATGGTTagtctttttttctatttgctGTGTTCCTATTTTTCTTAATACTTTTACAACGAAATCGTCATCAAAGAGATCTGTAATACCCTTGCTGATCTGACTTTCCTTTGTCTCTATGTACCCTCTATCTCTATGAAGGGCACCATGTATTTCGGCTAAAAAAGCTTCAGAAATGTCAACATCCTTTTCGAGATTAACAATGTTACCGTCACGTTTCTCTAAATATGTTTCAGAACGAAATTCTATTTCTTCTCCTAACGTGTACATAATTACTTTGTGAAACATCGTGCCCTTCTCATCCCTGTCACTTTCTTTGTCTTTCTTCTTTTGACTTTCCTGTTCGTCTCCCTGTTCTTCCATTTTGTCAAGCTTATTCTCTCTTCCTTTTTCTTCTATATCTTCTGTTTTCACTTTAGGGTTTGCTGTTACTTCTTTGTCAGTTTGCATTGTACTAGAGTAATTGTCAGTTTTGGCATCTACTATCATTCCTGTTATAACCGTTGGCCcatatttatcaatatcaagATAAAATTCGCAGAACACGTATGCTCTTTCATTTGAGCGTGCTCTGTTGGTCAGAGATGAGTTGAGTCTGCTGTCCATACATCTTCTAATTAGTTCAAGGACTGCCGTTTTTCCCGTTGAGCTTGCACCAATAAAAATGTTTGGGCCATTTTTGGTTTTGGAAAAATCTTAGACAAATCTCTTTTCAAAATGAACAAAGTTCTGTAGAACCATACCACGAAGCATCTACAAATTATCACCAATATTAGGTTTTGTTTCTATCATATGAAATTTAATCATTCGCTCTAAGGATTTAAAATTCGATAACGCATTACATCCACCACACGGATACCTTATTGcagttatttaataaaataaactaatttgttgtttaaaacGGAATGTAACAGTAAAGGACAATTAAGGAGAAACTAAAACTCGATGACTATCTGATGTTATATAGGGAAAacatatgattttaaattacatgtatgtgtaaaagCAAAACAGGAAATTTTTTGAAGTAACAAAAACTCAAATAAGGAAGAGGAAAATGCGATTTTATGAGAATTTCGCATTTGATACAACCCCTTATTAATGTGATCATTTTTATTGAGTTGACAGTGACAATACAAGCTAGTATGTGTGTAATAAAGAACGCCACGTAAATACTGTATCAAAATTCATTGTTTAGATAAAATTACTCACGAAGGAATATAGTTATTGGATATTTGTAGAAAGTAATCATATCGTAAATGTTGCATCAGATAAAAATTTAAGTTTCCATCTTTCTAGGAACTTGACAGTCAGACACGAGAGGTCAAGCTTTCCTCATTGATACAAGTTTACTCGAGATTTTCCCAATAGATTTTTCACATCAGTATCTTCATTTTCTAGATAAAAATGGATGACAGGGATCTACCATCATCTATATTACAGACCGGAAGGAAGATTGCATAATGTTATAATAATAGAtgtttaacactgaaaacaaataaCTGTCCACTTGGAATTTAAAGTCAGCCAAGTCTCAGTTATGTTTAGCTCACCTGatctgaaagctcaagtgagctattctgcatggtcacattttgtccgtcgtccgtctgtccgtccgtctgtccgtctgtctgtccgcctgtaaacttttcaaattttgaacttcttctctaaaacaacactactgaattcaaagtccactgatattcccaaatattgactgacattgtctgacatccactgtacattgactgtacctcactgtacatttcactgacttccactgtaccccactgtacccctctgtacatttctactgaacagcactgtattccactgtacaccactgtacagtcctactgacttccactgtaccccactgtacgccactgtacagggcactgaccagcactgtaccccactgtacgccactgtaccggGCACTGACTATCACTGTACCCAACTGTACGGCACTGAActattaatttgagaaaaaatcagatttttaaatcttttttttcttcgatatttatttttataatgctGTATATAGCATTATCATTATGTATACAGATAATTTGACAGAAAAATGCAACAGgtcgttaaatttatttaatacgttttctttattaataaatgtctattgttattgaatgttacgatcataaaattatgataatttcccAAGCTTTAAGGTGAAAGtattgaattttacatgttgaatctgattattaaaaaagtacatgtCATTATGATCATTCTGCCAGTCATTCGAAaatacccctccccccccccccccaccagcATGGTTACATAATCATTTCTTATTGATGATATATGACACGCCCTCGTTTAAATGATCGGGTTGTCAATTCTCTGTGTCTCATAGGCTGTGTTTTAGCCATTAAAAACAGTCAATTAAACACAGAAtccacaaaatatatacatgcttgtgttgttttttttgtacacatgtCCAAATATCATAATTGCCCGCTTGACTACACAGGTACATTTTGAAGATAGCGTGCGAGTTTCTAGCTCATTTGTTAATTGATttagtttgattaaaatatttaaatatacattgcaaatgtcgggttttaattttacaaaataacaccTTCTGCGTaatacattattaattttaaacataatcagTTACATATTAAGCGGTAATTAACTGTATCATTAATTTCAGCAAGAAATAAAAGGAAG
This portion of the Magallana gigas chromosome 7, xbMagGiga1.1, whole genome shotgun sequence genome encodes:
- the LOC105320823 gene encoding uncharacterized protein, giving the protein MDSRLNSSLTNRARSNERAYVFCEFYLDIDKYGPTVITGMIVDAKTDNYSSTMQTDKEVTANPKVKTEDIEEKGRENKLDKMEEQGDEQESQKKKDKESDRDEKGTMFHKVIMYTLGEEIEFRSETYLEKRDGNIVNLEKDVDISEAFLAEIHGALHRDRGYIETKESQISKGITDLFDDDFVVKVLRKIGTQQIEKKTNHVCQELWRIVEEQFVGILPTRGLGTIQWTKSKLIESENKAKNYEGTCVHAEIITKLLDSDLIDKKKEQEIFSFLTNPSKIVFRKEAPNANRINLIQVKNGMNEFPLLKTSVGIIEAKQFSLIMAHRALKTICLEEPDRGMHPQMIERLIEVLHHESRLKTIIVVTHTPYLLDQSLL